Proteins from a genomic interval of Nostoc sp. TCL240-02:
- a CDS encoding ATP-dependent Clp protease ATP-binding subunit has protein sequence MFEHFTSEAIRVIMLAQEEARRLGHNFVGTEQILLGLMGEGTGVAAKVLAELGVTLKDARREVEKIIGRGSGFVPPEIPFTPKVKSLFEQSFKEAHSLGQNYINTEHLLLGLTEAGEGVAAKVLQNLGVDFKTVRSAIVRRLGENAPAFAGSGSQKRTQPLTMEEYGRNLTKLAQEGRLDPVVGREKEIERAIQILGRRTKNNPVLIGEPGVGKTAIAEGLAQRIINQDVPESLQDKQVISLDMGSLVAGTRFRGDFEERIKKVVEEVRTVGNIILVIDEIHTLVGAGGTEGGLDAANILKPALARGELQCIGATTLDEYRKHIERDAALERRFQPIMVGEPSVEETVQILYGLRGAYEQHHKVTILDSALVAAAELSDRYISDRFLPDKAIDLIDEAGSRVRLRNSQSSPNKELKRELAGVTKEKEAAVRVQDFDKAVTLRDQELKLAEQLQATFTPNEQPVNSTVVDEEDIAQIVASWTGVPVNKLTESESELLLHLEDTLHQRLIGQEQAVSAVSRGIRRARVGLKNPNRPIASFIFSGPTGVGKTELAKALASYFFGAEDSMIRLDMSEYMESHTVAKLIGSPPGYVGYDEGGQLTEAVRRKPYTVLLFDEIEKAHPDVFNMLLQLLDDGHLTDAKGRKVDFKNTLIILTSNIGSKVIEKGGSGLGFDFDTQADASYNRIRTLVNEELKAYFRPEFLNRLDEIIVFTQLSRDEVKQIAEIMLREVSKRLTEKGITLEVSDRFKELVVQEGYNPSYGARPLRRAIMRLLEDSLAEAMLSGQITDGDTALIDVDDDSQVRVQKLEKRELLLANVG, from the coding sequence ATGTTTGAACACTTCACTTCCGAAGCCATTAGAGTAATTATGCTAGCTCAGGAAGAAGCACGTCGCCTGGGACACAATTTCGTAGGAACTGAACAAATTCTCCTGGGTTTGATGGGAGAAGGAACTGGGGTTGCTGCTAAAGTGCTGGCCGAATTAGGCGTTACCCTCAAAGACGCACGTCGTGAGGTAGAAAAAATTATTGGTAGGGGTTCTGGCTTTGTACCACCAGAAATTCCTTTCACTCCCAAGGTGAAAAGCCTCTTCGAGCAATCTTTTAAAGAAGCTCATAGTCTGGGACAGAATTACATCAACACAGAACACTTACTCTTAGGATTAACTGAGGCTGGTGAAGGTGTCGCCGCTAAAGTTCTACAAAATCTAGGAGTTGACTTCAAAACTGTTCGCAGTGCCATAGTTCGCCGTTTGGGTGAAAATGCACCAGCTTTCGCTGGTAGTGGTAGTCAAAAGCGCACCCAACCGCTAACGATGGAAGAATATGGCAGAAATTTGACCAAATTAGCGCAAGAAGGCAGACTCGACCCCGTTGTTGGTCGTGAGAAAGAAATTGAGCGGGCAATCCAAATTCTCGGTCGCCGCACTAAGAATAATCCCGTGTTGATTGGAGAACCAGGAGTTGGTAAAACTGCGATCGCAGAAGGTCTAGCTCAAAGAATTATCAACCAAGATGTTCCCGAAAGTTTGCAAGACAAGCAAGTTATCAGCCTCGATATGGGGTCATTGGTGGCTGGAACTCGCTTCCGTGGCGATTTTGAAGAACGCATCAAAAAAGTTGTGGAAGAAGTTCGCACTGTCGGCAATATCATCTTGGTAATTGACGAAATTCACACCTTGGTTGGTGCTGGTGGTACAGAAGGTGGTTTGGATGCAGCAAACATCCTCAAACCTGCCTTAGCACGGGGTGAACTCCAGTGCATCGGCGCAACTACCCTCGATGAGTATCGCAAGCATATCGAGCGTGATGCCGCCTTAGAGCGTCGTTTCCAACCGATTATGGTTGGAGAACCCTCAGTAGAAGAAACCGTACAAATTCTTTACGGCTTGCGCGGCGCTTACGAACAGCACCACAAAGTCACAATTTTGGATTCGGCACTTGTAGCAGCCGCAGAATTATCAGACCGCTATATTAGCGATCGCTTCTTGCCAGATAAGGCAATAGACTTAATTGATGAAGCTGGTTCTCGCGTTCGTCTGCGGAACTCTCAAAGTTCTCCTAATAAAGAACTCAAGCGTGAACTCGCTGGCGTTACCAAAGAAAAAGAAGCAGCAGTCAGAGTCCAAGATTTTGACAAAGCTGTAACCCTACGCGACCAAGAGTTAAAACTTGCAGAACAACTGCAAGCAACGTTTACACCAAACGAGCAACCTGTAAACTCGACTGTGGTTGACGAAGAAGACATCGCCCAAATTGTTGCCTCTTGGACTGGTGTACCAGTCAACAAACTGACGGAATCTGAGTCAGAGTTACTTCTGCACCTAGAAGACACTCTGCATCAACGCCTTATCGGTCAAGAGCAAGCAGTTTCGGCTGTATCTCGCGGTATCCGTCGCGCCCGCGTCGGCTTGAAAAATCCCAATCGTCCCATTGCTAGCTTTATCTTCTCTGGCCCTACCGGAGTCGGTAAAACAGAATTGGCGAAGGCACTAGCTTCCTACTTCTTCGGTGCGGAAGATTCGATGATTCGGCTAGATATGTCCGAATACATGGAAAGCCACACCGTCGCTAAGTTAATTGGTTCGCCTCCGGGTTACGTCGGATATGACGAAGGCGGACAGCTTACAGAAGCCGTGCGGCGGAAACCCTACACAGTGCTGCTATTTGACGAAATCGAAAAAGCGCACCCCGATGTATTCAATATGCTGCTGCAACTCTTGGATGACGGTCATCTTACCGATGCCAAAGGTCGGAAAGTAGACTTCAAGAATACGCTGATCATTTTGACTTCCAACATCGGTTCCAAGGTGATTGAAAAAGGCGGTAGTGGTTTAGGCTTTGACTTCGACACTCAAGCCGACGCTAGTTATAACCGTATCCGCACCTTGGTAAATGAAGAATTGAAAGCTTACTTCCGTCCTGAGTTCCTGAACCGTCTCGATGAAATTATCGTCTTCACCCAGCTTTCTAGGGATGAAGTGAAGCAAATTGCTGAAATTATGCTTCGTGAAGTTTCTAAACGCTTGACAGAAAAGGGGATTACTCTTGAAGTTAGCGATCGCTTCAAAGAACTTGTAGTGCAAGAAGGTTATAACCCCAGCTATGGTGCAAGACCATTACGTCGGGCAATTATGCGCCTTTTAGAAGATTCTCTCGCCGAAGCAATGCTGTCTGGTCAAATTACAGATGGAGACACAGCGCTTATCGATGTTGATGATGACTCTCAGGTGAGAGTACAAAAATTAGAAAAACGAGAATTGCTCTTGGCAAATGTTGGCTAA
- the aroC gene encoding chorismate synthase: MGNIFGHLFRISTFGESHGGGVGVVIDGCPPQLDISAEEIQVELDRRRPGQSKITTPRKEADTCEIISGVFEGKTLGTPITILVRNQDTRPQDYDEMAQKYRPSHADATYDAKYGIRNWQGGGRSSARETIGRVAAGAIAKKILRQVANIEIIAYVKRIKDLEGVVDPNTVTLEQVESNIVRCPDAECGDRMIELIEQIGRQGDSIGGVVECVARNVPKGLGEPVFDKLEADIAKGVMSLPASKGFEIGSGFAGTLLTGIEHNDEFYINQNGEIRTVTNRSGGIQGGISNGENIILRVAFKPTATIRKEQKTVTREGEETLLAAKGRHDPCVLPRAVPMVEAMVALILCDHLLRHHGQCKVL; encoded by the coding sequence ATGGGCAATATTTTTGGTCATTTATTTCGCATTAGTACTTTTGGCGAGTCTCACGGCGGCGGTGTGGGAGTTGTGATTGATGGTTGTCCTCCCCAACTAGATATTTCGGCAGAAGAAATTCAGGTAGAACTAGATAGAAGGCGACCGGGACAAAGTAAAATTACGACTCCTCGCAAAGAAGCTGATACCTGCGAGATTATCTCAGGAGTATTTGAAGGCAAAACGCTGGGAACGCCTATAACAATTTTGGTACGTAATCAAGATACTCGTCCCCAAGATTACGACGAGATGGCACAGAAGTATCGGCCTTCTCACGCGGATGCAACCTATGATGCAAAATATGGCATTCGCAATTGGCAAGGTGGGGGTAGGTCGTCAGCGCGTGAGACAATCGGGAGAGTAGCAGCAGGTGCGATCGCTAAAAAAATTCTCCGTCAAGTTGCCAATATCGAAATTATTGCTTACGTTAAGCGCATCAAAGACTTAGAAGGTGTAGTCGATCCAAATACTGTCACCTTAGAGCAAGTAGAAAGCAATATCGTTCGCTGTCCCGATGCTGAATGTGGCGATCGCATGATTGAATTAATTGAGCAAATAGGTAGACAAGGTGATTCTATCGGCGGTGTCGTAGAATGTGTAGCCCGAAATGTACCGAAAGGTTTGGGCGAACCAGTATTTGATAAATTAGAAGCTGATATCGCTAAGGGTGTCATGTCTCTCCCTGCTAGCAAAGGCTTTGAAATTGGTTCCGGTTTTGCGGGAACGCTACTAACGGGAATTGAGCATAACGACGAATTTTATATCAATCAAAATGGTGAAATCCGTACAGTAACAAACCGTTCTGGCGGTATTCAAGGCGGTATTTCCAACGGCGAAAATATCATTTTGCGAGTTGCATTTAAGCCGACAGCAACAATTAGAAAAGAGCAGAAGACTGTAACTCGTGAGGGCGAAGAAACCCTATTAGCAGCAAAAGGAAGACACGATCCTTGTGTATTACCGCGTGCAGTGCCAATGGTTGAGGCAATGGTGGCATTGATACTGTGTGACCATTTGTTACGGCATCATGGTCAGTGCAAAGTCTTGTAG
- a CDS encoding DUF3288 family protein, whose product MTEPKVGKDQQHPLYNRDRPLIDILLAQEATDYNLAELARLRMRYQGFPGARDIQKDLDKVLQQWGLTEIELFEKTRKIHDLGGIYKSRGKKDEQDWN is encoded by the coding sequence ATGACTGAACCAAAGGTTGGTAAAGACCAACAACACCCTCTTTATAATCGCGATCGCCCCCTTATTGATATCTTACTCGCTCAAGAGGCGACAGACTATAACTTAGCAGAATTAGCTAGGTTGCGAATGCGTTATCAAGGCTTTCCAGGCGCAAGAGACATCCAAAAAGACCTAGATAAAGTCTTACAGCAGTGGGGTTTAACCGAAATTGAGCTTTTTGAGAAAACTCGCAAAATTCACGATTTGGGCGGTATTTACAAAAGTCGCGGTAAAAAAGATGAACAGGATTGGAATTAG
- a CDS encoding aminoglycoside phosphotransferase family protein: protein MVLSLSSHNVIQYLQEAGLCSSEDDASDKSELPGSSKNSFDLLVTLADNRKLLIKQERNVKSNDGAPHELFQEWLFHQLLQQFPVLGNISEVAPLVVHFDEENSILVRNYSSEYLKLATLYHNNEICPQEIATAIGTTLAGLHRATYNRREYRDFMATAPQGEFRYGFYNPAQGVGSIGPEIFGTVPTDALKFYLLYQQSESLESAIADLAYDWNPCCLTHNDLKLNNILVHSRWEKLDNCLVRLINWEACSWGDPAFDLGTLLASYLGIWLNSLVVDPTIELQESLHLALTPLESLQPSIIALIRGYLNAFPMILEYRNDFIVRVIQFAGLALIHQIQDMITCRKSFNNADICILQVAKSLLTMPQQGVLTIFGISKSEILNPIGKVHKLPEALKEPQLLRLYYEKTRLRGC from the coding sequence ATGGTATTATCACTGTCTTCTCATAACGTTATCCAGTATCTGCAAGAAGCGGGGCTGTGTAGCTCAGAAGATGACGCATCAGATAAATCTGAGTTGCCAGGAAGTAGTAAGAACAGTTTCGATTTACTCGTGACTTTAGCAGATAATCGGAAACTGCTCATTAAACAAGAACGTAACGTTAAAAGCAATGACGGCGCTCCTCATGAATTGTTTCAGGAGTGGCTATTTCATCAGTTGCTCCAACAGTTTCCAGTTCTCGGCAATATTTCTGAGGTTGCACCGTTAGTAGTCCATTTTGACGAAGAAAATTCTATCCTTGTCCGCAACTACTCAAGTGAATATCTTAAGCTTGCGACATTGTACCACAATAATGAGATTTGTCCACAAGAAATTGCCACTGCGATCGGCACTACTTTAGCGGGACTCCATCGCGCAACCTACAACCGCCGAGAATATCGGGATTTTATGGCAACTGCTCCCCAAGGAGAGTTTCGCTATGGCTTTTACAATCCGGCGCAAGGGGTAGGGTCAATTGGGCCGGAGATTTTTGGAACGGTTCCCACGGATGCACTGAAATTCTATCTACTCTACCAGCAATCGGAGAGTTTGGAATCTGCGATCGCAGATTTGGCGTATGACTGGAATCCTTGCTGCTTGACTCACAACGACCTGAAATTGAACAACATCTTGGTTCATTCCAGGTGGGAAAAACTAGACAATTGCCTAGTAAGACTAATTAATTGGGAAGCTTGTTCGTGGGGAGATCCCGCTTTTGATTTAGGAACTTTACTAGCAAGCTATTTAGGAATTTGGCTAAATAGCCTCGTCGTAGATCCCACCATTGAGTTACAAGAATCTCTACATCTGGCTTTGACACCGTTGGAGAGTTTGCAACCTTCAATTATTGCCCTCATTAGGGGTTATCTAAATGCTTTCCCAATGATTTTGGAATACCGCAATGACTTTATTGTGCGCGTTATCCAGTTTGCAGGATTGGCACTAATTCATCAAATTCAGGATATGATTACCTGCCGAAAATCCTTTAATAATGCTGATATTTGTATACTCCAAGTCGCTAAAAGTTTACTCACTATGCCACAGCAAGGTGTACTGACTATTTTCGGAATATCAAAGTCAGAAATTCTTAATCCTATAGGGAAAGTTCATAAACTTCCTGAAGCGTTAAAAGAGCCACAGCTACTTCGTCTTTATTACGAAAAAACTCGACTTCGTGGTTGTTAA